In Deltaproteobacteria bacterium, a single genomic region encodes these proteins:
- a CDS encoding cyanophycinase, with protein sequence MCPAKVDPSTDRGFIVPVGGAEDKQHDAVILRRFVELAGGDEARIAVIPTASRQSDTGARYEGIFSELGAGAVDVLAFDERRDADREDWNQQLAKATGVFLTGGNQLRISTILGGTKVARQIRALNARGVIVGGTSAGAAILSEHMIAFGESGATPRAGLVSLAPGFGLTNRVIIDQHFRQRDRLGRLLAALAYNPFAVGLGLDEDTAAFIDADDVVEVVGAGAITVVDASSLEHSSMGFASSGDAICLTNVKLHVLTPGGKFDLRTRTATPPRSSE encoded by the coding sequence ATGTGTCCAGCAAAGGTCGATCCCAGCACTGACCGCGGCTTCATCGTCCCGGTCGGTGGTGCCGAGGACAAGCAACACGACGCAGTGATCCTGCGCCGTTTCGTCGAGCTCGCCGGCGGCGACGAGGCCCGCATCGCGGTCATCCCCACCGCGTCGCGTCAGAGCGACACCGGGGCCAGGTACGAGGGCATCTTCAGTGAGCTCGGTGCGGGGGCGGTGGACGTGCTCGCCTTCGACGAGCGCCGCGACGCCGATCGAGAGGACTGGAACCAGCAGCTCGCCAAGGCCACCGGCGTGTTCCTCACCGGCGGCAATCAGCTGCGCATCTCGACCATCCTCGGCGGCACCAAGGTGGCGCGACAGATCCGGGCGCTCAACGCCCGCGGCGTGATCGTCGGCGGCACCTCGGCCGGGGCCGCGATCCTCTCCGAGCACATGATCGCGTTCGGCGAGAGCGGCGCGACCCCGCGCGCGGGGCTGGTCTCGTTGGCGCCGGGCTTCGGCCTCACCAACCGCGTCATCATCGATCAACACTTCCGACAGCGCGACCGCCTGGGGCGGTTGCTGGCGGCGCTGGCCTACAACCCCTTCGCGGTCGGCCTCGGGCTCGACGAGGACACCGCGGCCTTCATCGACGCCGACGATGTCGTCGAGGTGGTCGGCGCCGGCGCCATCACGGTCGTGGATGCATCGTCGCTGGAGCACTCGTCGATGGGCTTCGCGAGCTCCGGCGACGCCATCTGCCTGACCAACGTGAAGCTCCATGTGCTCACGCCCGGCGGCAAGTTCGACCTGCGCACGCGCACCGCGACACCGCCACGCAGCTCGGAGTAG
- a CDS encoding transcriptional regulator, which translates to MPRDSPAIAAFVTAAGLSGASPGDASALAEATARAAAARAGVVTEPEDFAAALGASVGDHDDVAAAIAAIARINLGDLWLACACAKGQRAALDQLDALLASLRPTLARVGLDAGAIDELLQQHRARLLVHERERPPRILAFRGHGDLRSWLKVALVREALRSQRRGAAADAGDDDELEHLMSPGPDPELAAMLATYRAGFREAFGRALARLPPRDRNVLRYHLLEELAIDDIGAIYRVHRATAARWLVRIREQLHDDTRSELRATLALAEHELDSVLRLLRSQLDASIARGLAPSAQ; encoded by the coding sequence GTGCCCCGCGATTCTCCTGCCATCGCCGCGTTCGTGACCGCTGCGGGCCTGTCCGGCGCGAGTCCCGGGGACGCATCGGCGCTCGCGGAGGCGACGGCGCGGGCCGCCGCCGCGCGGGCGGGCGTGGTGACCGAGCCCGAGGACTTCGCCGCGGCACTCGGCGCCAGCGTCGGCGACCACGACGACGTGGCGGCCGCGATCGCTGCGATCGCACGGATCAACCTCGGCGATCTATGGCTGGCCTGCGCGTGCGCCAAGGGTCAGCGCGCAGCGCTCGACCAGCTCGACGCCCTGCTGGCCTCGCTGCGCCCCACGCTCGCCCGCGTGGGCCTCGACGCCGGCGCCATCGACGAGCTGCTGCAGCAGCACCGCGCCCGGCTGCTGGTGCACGAGCGCGAGCGGCCGCCGCGGATCCTCGCGTTCCGTGGCCACGGCGATCTGCGCAGCTGGCTGAAGGTCGCACTGGTCCGCGAGGCGCTGCGATCGCAGCGACGTGGAGCCGCCGCCGACGCTGGTGACGACGACGAGCTCGAACACCTGATGTCGCCGGGGCCAGACCCGGAGCTCGCGGCGATGCTCGCGACCTACCGCGCGGGCTTCCGCGAGGCCTTCGGCCGCGCGCTCGCCCGCTTGCCGCCCCGAGACCGCAACGTGCTGCGCTACCACCTGCTCGAAGAGCTCGCGATCGACGACATCGGCGCGATCTACCGCGTACACCGAGCGACCGCGGCGCGATGGCTGGTCCGCATCCGCGAGCAGCTGCACGACGACACGCGCAGCGAGCTGCGGGCGACCCTTGCGCTCGCCGAACACGAGCTCGACAGCGTGCTGCGGCTGTTGCGTAGCCAGCTCGACGCCAGCATCGCC